aacatttttttgtgagcCAAGAAAACGCAGAACTGTAAACGTCTGTCGAGTAGATATTTGGTGGTTGTGTTTACATTCAAGATCGCTTGTAATTACTACTTTGTCATTTTCAGGCGTGGCCCAGTCTCGCTTGTGTTACGTATCCTTTCGTCGTGATATCAGGTTTGGCATCAGTATGCCTCTTGTTTTTTGCATGTCAGCAAAGGAACTGTGCGATTGCACCAAGCGATGCTATATGGTTAGTCTGCAACTGCAAAAAacgtgtaaatgtttttaaatgattgtttgtcaccagcACTGAAGTAAATACCTGTCTCCTAGTAAATATGCCTCCTTCAcggttgttttgtgttgttgcaGAAGGTTGCATTTTCTACAGTTCACACAGTCCTGGCGCCCCATCACATACTGCaccatttaattatttttgtatttcacagGTTTTATCGTTTAGTACAAAATGAATAACACGATGAATAATGCCGATCTTAATCAAGCCGTTTGCGGTTTCTCTTTCAGGAGAGGACTAAATCCACCCCACAGAGTTAAGTCCATTTCCATGACAACCTTCTCCCAACAGGAAGTGGAGTTTTTGCAAAACCATGGCAACGAGGTGAGTGGCAGGTCTACTACACTGTAGCACACATGTGTTGCTGCATGAGTTATGGGCAAGAGACAGTTGGTATGGTATctaatttgtgaccctggatcacaaaaccagtcttaagtagcacgggaacatttttagtaaaagacaaaaatacattgtgtgggtcaaaattatctatttttcttttatgccaaaaatcattaggatattaagtaaagatcgtgttccatgaagatattttgtaaatttcctaccttaaatatataaaaactttattttttgtgagtggatggtctgccacagtgcccccgattaacaacttcaaaggcaattttctcaatattttgatttttttgcgctctcagattcctgagtttaaacggttgtatctcagccagatattgtcctattctaacaactcatatatctatagaaagtttatttattcagctttcagattatgtaaaaatctcaatttcgaaaaatagacccttaagactggttttgttgtccagggtcccATTTTATATTGGTGAAGACAACAACTCTCATAATTTCAAGctccttcacagcatcatcaagctatgcctttgttattgttttgcaaCCCCTAGTAGCAAAAATTACCAATTGTACCCCTGTTTCTTTAGGCATATGTAACAACTAGTCCAGTTGTGCCTTGAAATACGCAGCTTTCTTCAATGCACTGATTTCTTCTGAAACAGGACACTAGCTTGGTTACTTACGTTTCATAAATTCTGTTCACTTATTCAATTCGTGGCCCATCATGATATATTTAATACAACCTAATTGTGCAAAATCTAGCTTTTTTAATCATAACCATCACTCAACAAATATCGGCATGCTGGTTCATTTGTATTGAAGCCTAAATGCATTTTTGGATAAAAAGACGAAGAATGGGAACAAAAGAGGAAGGAAGAAGCTACAATGcttattaatttttaaataataaaaaatacagatattgtATGTAAACTGTGACTTTGTTAATCAGGTAATgtggtatttatttatttacttaaagaTGTTTTGATTGCTGGTAGCTCGAAATTATGTCTCCCTCATGCTGTCCTGTAAATGTcttcctttcttcagctgaacTTAATCAAGAGTTATATTGTGGGGATCATTTTTATTCTGGAGTGAACaattcttttcattttaaatcctGACTGTaccttttaaattctaatacttcataaatatacattttgtcaatgttttgtagccttaaaggtccagtgtgtaatttttggaggatctattgcagaaatgcaatataataaacataactatgtgttccgatgtgtataaagaccttacataatgaagtgttatgttcttcttaccttagaatgagctatttctatttactcAAAATGTTGTTGCCatgtcgccatgttgtttctacagtagccctaaatggacaaactgctctacagaatgcATTTCGTAAACACGTTATCTCATttgggaaagaagcgaaaacgtgaagACATCTTTGTCCTCTCTCAGCCTCCGTAGTACTTCTGAAGGGAGaagtggagtgagctgttggttgcaattcgcaacctcaccaacAGATGCAACTAAAAATCACACAATGATCCTTTTAGGCAAACATAATATTCAATATAAGAAAAACTTTAATTTAGATTTCTTGGGGTCTTCAAAAGCAAAAAAGTGGGCTAACTTAATGCATTGTACAAAGAGTGAGTTCTTACTACATTGCAAAGTATTCACACAAAGGTATGAGTGAACCTGTCTTTCTGGTCACTATATCTGAATAGAGTTTAAGTATAGGAACCACTCTTTCACTCCCTAACCAATTAACACACATTCATGCACTCACATTCACACCCATCATTGGCACCACAATCTTCTCCCTCAGTGTAACCGGCGTTAGACCTTGGCAAAAATCTGCTCTGACTCATTCCTCCTTTCCTGTTTCAGCAAAGATGTTCTGTATGAGATGAACAGGCAGACATGGCAAATATAAATGCTGGCAAATACATAAAATTGAATGATGAATTAAAAACTACACTTCTAAGTTACCACGAATCCACATGAAAACAAACAACGTGAGCCTGCAAAATAAGGTTATAGATGTTTGAAATGTATGGCACTTAGTTTggatattttttaatgtatgtcACGTAGCATCTGGGTCACAGTCTAATATGTTGAAATACACATCATATTAGACCACACTGTAATTAAGCTATTTGACATGCTGCTATTAagttaaactgttttaatttaattaaaaacacaaacccaTTAAAACAAAATGCTAATTTAATATTACAGCAAACATCTCCCCTGAGAAGTGGATTAATATGTCATTTCCTTAAGGAAGAACTCATTAGAATGTCAATTacagctcgacctgattttgccaagtggttgatgtcctcagggcaacatattttgttgaccgaaggacaacatttttataaataaaacctaaacccacaccgaaccccaaccctaaccataacctacccctaaaatcagagggaaatgataagtaaaaaacaatggtctagaagcacctaatcctggttgtaaaattacatttaaaataaactgtaaacttatttctgaaatctgattggttgatttaaatgttgttccagggtcaacatgatgttgtctaaggacatcaaccacttggcaaaatcaggatagCCGTCAATTACATATGCATCACAATGATTAGTAAATTTGTTACAGATTAGACCTtgttattgaggatttattctTGGCTGGTGGGGACTTTAGGTTGGAAGGAGAACTTGGCTCTGCATATTTGACCCAAAAACAGACGGCTGTTTTGATGCACATGACACACAGAAGCTAAAAGAGTTCCTCCAGGAAAAATATGAGAGAAAGAAATGGTGAGTACAGCACCTTGAAATTTCACATCATACCTTCAGACATCCATCCTCTGACTGCTGCTGTTTTTCTAAGGTCAAAGCATGTTATAAGTAGTGTCTGTTTTCCAGGCATTTTTCTAAAAGCAAGATTCGCAGGGATGCAGAGGCTCCATGGGGTTCAGGTGTTCAGGCTGTTCCTGCTTCACATGGGCCTGCTCAAAATCAGCCTCCATCTGGACATTCTTATAATCCCACAATCCGGCCCACTCGAACACTggtgagaaaaagaaagaaaaaatcatATGATGAAAAAAAGTACATGTATGTTATGTTAAATTTTAGTCTGGGTAAAGTTTAGTAAACCTTACTATTGATGTTTTGACAATACTATGCACACTGTAAGCCCGGATGAGTTgagtttacttaaaaaaatgaaggaaACCTGTTGCCCTAAAAAAATTTAAGTAATGATTACTTAACAACTTGAGCGAAGTTTACTTAAACATATCAGCTGTTCTAATAACTATTTTAAGTTGAATAgacttaatgttttaatttctaCTAATATCTCTGTCCAATTATTCGACTTATCtttttaattgcattaaattatatacaaaagcaatcaaacaacaaaaatatttttcttgtaCTTTTATTGAAAACTTAAAACAAGTTTGCACTCCAGTTTAAGAGAATAAGAATGCATAGTCCAAGTGCAGGTCATAAATGAGTCCAAACAGAAGATATAAGGCCTGAGGCAAGTTGTCCGGTTCCATCGCTGAATTCCCCTCCAAGAGGATACACACTCTGGAAGGGTTTAGCTGTGGACTTTCTGCATCAACGCAGAGGACTCCTACTGGAATTTGGTGGTACGAGTCCTCATCACTGACATCCTAAAAAGACAGAAACATATTCACAAGGTCATGCCAGTTAAATCATTCTATGTTGTCaactaaaatgtataaactGTACAACAATAAAATCAATCACCATATCAtatattttgcacaaaaatgtataaagaaaaAGCAAGTCattgcataaaaaaataatgttctcCTTAGCTGTCAGGCCACATTTATGGCAGTTTTGCAACCAGTACTTGTAATGTATAAATACAATTATGGTAGCACTGTTCTTTAAACTCAAACTACATATACATTATTAAAGTAATCCATGTGTCTCCAGTGGTTAACCTCATTTTTAAGAAGCAACACCAAATCTGTGTCCAATAAAAgaattaataataatgacacTTAAAAAATTTAATAGCTTACAGAGCAGGTCTTAAAGAAGGCAGAAGGGTCATCCCCTAAAATGACTGGCAGTCCATGAAGGCAAAGGGACCTAACATCTGTTGGCTCAGTGGTCTGGAAGATATGGCAGAtattttacaaaacagtttGGTTGAGATAcagagaaaaaatattaaattaagaaATTTAAGCATGgagaagagaaaaataaagttaCAAACAAAGTAGAAAAATGTGCACAGACAAGAAAACAATGCAAAGAAGAAATGAGAAGAAACGGGTGACAACAGGAAAGAGAAGGGGTAGATTGATGTAGACAAATAAACCCACCTTTGTTTGACGTAAAAGCTCAGCCAAAAGCTAACCGGCAAGGCCTTTCTTCTTCCTGGAGATGTTCATTAGATTTGGACAGAAACGGTCAAGATCATCAAAGAAGCTCTCTCTGAGATTTTTCCCCACAACTCTGCTGAACTCGTTATAAACCTGAAATATAAAACATGGCAAACCATATTAGGCCATGGTCAACACTCAATGATTAGTGTGACAGTACTGACCAACCCAATTGGTCATAAATATTGTCTGTCATGTATTGTCTGTTATGTATTCTAAACTAAAGTCTATGGTGTAATCTAtactaaagtttaaaaaaagtaaaacaatcaaacatactGTACCTGACTTTCTGTAAACAGAGCTGGCCATCGAAGAATCATATGAGTGATGCGTGTAAGGCACCACCCGCTGGTCCAATGACGGTATCCAGAGGCGTGGCGAAGGCTTCACACATGTTCTTGTCTTCTTTTGTTTAGTGAAACAGTATTTGCATGAAAGCACATTTCACTTAATTACCTCTATTTTATCTGACTCCAATTTAATATCTCGACTTctcatttagtttacatttaacttttatcattaataattgtgAAATTTGGACGGATGTCTGATTCCTctgttttattctaaattaCACTCCTTCATCCGATTCTCAATGTCGCTTAGAGTCTCGCGCCGGCCGTTATACGTGGATCTCACGGTCACAAACTCACCAGTCTTGGTCACTGCCAGAGGTTTCTATGACTAGTAATGCTCAGATGGCCGTCTCCAACCAGCACTTcctgaaacattatttgatctaGTCCCCTTAGACTATTGACAACTTAATTAAAGTAATGATTTTTCCAACCAGAGGTAATGACCACTCCATAGAGATAAATAGACCAATCTTACTTCCTCTGATGGTAGTTTTATATAATCATGCCATAGTTTCCTATGTACACTTAGttagaataatattacaataaccagAGGTTTTGGTGACTTGCCCTATTTAGATTGGTCAGACAACCCATGTGCTGTTCTAAACGGAAACGATAGCCCCTACGGTCTAATTACACTTAAACTATTGCCAAGCAGTTAGCCGGAGCTCTAAAATCTCAGCTGGCGTGCCCCAATGCTCCACCTAATACAGGATTCTAGTCCGTCACTAACCTGAACGTAGATTTGCGGTAACAAAGGATATAGCGTGATCTACTAAAGTTTATAAactcagaacaatacagaatGAATTCAAACATAACAATTAATTAGCCAGGTACGCATAATTCAAAATCCAGTTCAATAATCAATGGCAatcaatataattcaataacaaataatagaaaatcatAGGAAATAAAGCAAAGAGAAGTTCAATGTTGCATACCTGGCAAGAGACGACACACAGGAATTTGTGCGGGAGATCTGGCTACAGATTCCTGATATTTTTGTCAACTTCCCTTAAATACCAAACCAGAACAAAGCATTATGTAAATATTCTTTAGAGTTAGGAATTTGGCTGTGATTGGGTCTTGTGATCCCTGGGGCTGTACTTAATCTGCATACAGTAGGTGATTGGTGAAAGTCAccaaatgtgtgagaaatgttcCAGCACTGAGGGAAGTTTGTTAAGTTCTTACAAAACGTTGTCATTACATTCTGTTGTTATGGGAGTGAGACCATTGTACCAGTTGCACTGAGACCTTTTGGATGATACCaaacatgtgtatgttttttgtgtatgtgtcgtGTTCTTTTCTTGTGTACGGTCCTCAGAGCTTTTGGGTGTCCTGCGTTGAGTGAGAGGGGAGGAAAGGAACAGTTGGGGGTGCAGGGTGAGGTCTGCATCTGTGATTCACTTGTATGCGTCGTTTGAGATGTAGGTGTTAGCTCAGTAGGGAGTTTGCTGTACTGGAGGGAGTCCGTTGTTTCTCAAAGGAAGGTGTCCTTTTGGCTCAGGTCTGTCACTGTACTGAGAGATGCTCTCTGTCCTTTTCCCGAGATGATTATCTTTTGATCAGGAATCGGTGTGTTGTTCTTTCAGGAAGGGGCACCCTTTTGGCCTAGGTTCTCCACTGTGCTTAGAACCATTCTTTGTTTCTCAGGAGAAGAATAGTCTCTGGTCGAGACATCTTGGCTCCGACCTTACATGCGATACTTGTCGTTAACAACTTATTTTCTGCAAAGAGCAAATGTAATAGCAATTATTAATGTCCATGTGTTTCTTGACAAGTGAATCAAGTAATCAGCCTCAGAACAATACTATGCAAACCCACAAGACAGACAGCTAAACTTAACTGGTGCATTACTTGGCTGCTGACCAGACAGTTTGGTGTGAAAGTTAGATAAGTGCACTTTTAAGGCATTAAATGATTTACAAGTGCATAGACATTCctgatgaaaacatgaaaatggcTCATTTCTAACATAACTACCATGTTTCAGTCTATAATGTATAAATAGCTGTGATCATTTTTCACAGTAAAATAACAGTACTTACACTTCCAATGCATACCTTCTTGCCACCTGAAACACAATCAAACGTATTGTTATAAAGTGTCCAATTATGTCTGAACTTAAACATTAATGGACTTCAACTTCTATATAAAACCCTAACGTTTAAATTCACTCACCAGATTGATTAAATTGGTCGTCCTCCTGTCGCACTCTCTGCTCCACTAGATCCACAGCATGCATGTCTAACTCGAATGGGTTAAATGGGACAGTGTCAGTCGCAAGCCAGTGACTTAAGTTAACCAATGAACTGACATCTGAAAAGACAACAATCTGTTTAAAGTATGTTTTCTACGCTCGCAAACAACCTCTCGATGAAACAGCTAGAAAATACACAGACGAGAAAGACTTGCGCCGTATCCGTGTCGAACTCGCAGGGGTTAAAGAAGACCATGTAACGTTACTCGCCAAAGTGCGTAAATAGTTGCAGGTGAAAATACCACACCCTGTCTGACGTGTGTTTTCAGTGCTCGGAAAACAGCTCCTGGTCAATAACAGGGAACAAtaaacagatggaaaaaagGCCACGGAAACGCCACACAGATAAACAAGTGTGACCGTGTCCACCGCACGAGAGTTAACGTTAGGCGGTAACGTCTTGCAAGATGATAAGCGAAATACCCtaaattgttcaaaataattTGTATTGCTCAAAATCACCACTTTGATAATAGGAAAGAGGAAAATACAGACGAACAGCCGTTGTCATGACTATGCCTTCCTGGCGAAGTCGCCCGTTATTTCAGGTGTTCAAGCGAGTATAAAAACGAAACATACGTTACTTAATATATAAGTTTTTAAACACTTAGCCTCTCTGtgaaaaatagacaaaaatgtttattactCACCAACAACTCAACTTTGCTGCAACCACAAGACAATGGCATCGTCCAAACCCTCGCAACTGCTAACCAGCGAGGCGGTAGGGTGGGGTAGGGCGTGGTCAGTcgaaaactttttttattgaacCCATTAcacttaaagttttccgctcaTTCGACTTTGTCTGCAGAAGTAGTAGAATAtacttacatttttacagtactGCACTAAATCTTAAATAATTTAAGTATGTTGCAATTAAACAGTTTAATTAGAAAGTGCATCTGGGCTTACAGTGCAtaaatgcatatgttttaataaaaaataaaaaaacgtattcCCACAGTCCCAGACTCAACTATCAGTATGGGACAGAGCTCCTGCTGTGTCTCCAGCTGATAGCCGTACTGAAGTGTTCACTACCAGACCCACCCGCTCTCAAAGCTTCAGAGACCCTCCCATTAAAGGTAGAGTACCACTTTAGCACTTCCTATCAACCCTCCTAAATTCTAACCTCAATCTTTTCTTTCTCTGCTCACTTCTCTAGTTACTTCTTTCCCCTTTTCTCCACTTCCAtttgttgcatttattttttctcatgTCCTCTACACCTGTGTACTGTAGAGTGAGTCATAATTAGAGGTTTTTTCCCTTTTAATTCTTGCTTTACTCTCTTTCTAAGACACCTTGTTGAGTGGAATGGAGAGACAGAGACCAGGGACCATTTCTTCAGGAGTTGGACCCCAGAGTCATCTCTCCTCCTTCCCTGCCCTTCCACGTCCTTCAGgtacacagagacacacatatGAACACACGTTCATTTAAATCACTTTCAGTCACACGTGTTCTGACTCCATCACAAAAAAGCGTGAGATCACATTGAAAATCTTAAATTTCtgtaatgtgtatttttttaaacatgctaATTTGTTAGAATGGTGTCCTACAGATCAGGCCACATCTAATGGATCGATCGTAGAAATATTatttgggaatcaaacccaagATAGCTTTTTTTTGCACAAACTTGTCAATAAAGCAAGAACTAAGAGTTCATTAAAAATCTTTAAACTAGTTATGCTATAATGtaaagaatttaaaaaataacaatttactattatacaaaacataaatagtaTGTAGGggtccaaaattattttttttgcaaatgaattggCCATCAAGTTTTTTTGCCTTGTGCCATAAGTTTCCTTTTAATTTGATATCCTTTATTCCACAGCAAGCAGCACTTTCAAAAACAGCTTCACTTTAGGTAAGTCTTATGTCATTTTGAGTTATGCTTTGCAAAAACTACAGTTATTCAGACCACCTTACTGTAATGTTGAGTAAACTAGCCAtgaaatgcaaaagaaaaaagtgcACATGCATTAGTGTGCAATTATAATGAGTTTATGTGTGGGCTATGTGTTCaaagagaaagaaataaaaaggtAGAGAGGCTTAAATCTCATTCGATACAATGCAAAATTCAACCCCCATGCTGTTTGTAATAAACCTAAATATGCACCATTCACATGTCAGCATCTTGTGGCCACAGTATCATATAAGCTAGTGGGCCTAAAGTAAAAAACAGgcatacaaaatattttctgtttcaataaAATAGCGAGTATATTTAGCTCGTTACTATGTCTAGTTCAAGGAATTTTCTCAGTAAATACCAGCAGTGCCAAGCTTAATTCACACAACGATATTGAATATGTCCTGAACCCGCTTTAGCCAGCTACTTCAAAAGCCCTTACATCACAGCTCTGCCAGGTCAAGGCAGACAATCTGCTCTTTGATACTGAAAAAAGCAAAGGCTTTAAAGTGGACGTAAATTTAGAAAATAGCTCACACCAGCATCTGCTTTATCTCACTTCTCGAACATGTAACCTGTTTatgtgaaaaaatgtgtgaaactgatgcatgttttattgtttgcatGCATTCAGAGTAAACTTGTTGATAGCCTCCAGACTCATCTCTCTGGTTTAGGTCGCACTTTGTCTACTGGGGGTGGTGCTCCATTCAGATCCTTCCCTAAATCACTTAGTTTGGATTTTGGAGGTCTAAGCCACACCCACAACACGCTAAGTACTGCTGCTCCGCCCACTGCCACTCAGGATAAATACGCAGCATTATCACAGCTTGACAAGGTGTTCTCAGACAACACTCCTATCACAGGTAAGACTCTTATGATGATGAATGTTATCAGTTTTCTTGGCATGGTGGAAGTCTATGTGCAGGATATGTTTTGAGATGCTTTTGAGCCAAGGTTTTCTCCTACATTTGTTGTAGCTGTTTCAACAACTCCCTCTGATGGACCCCCTCAGTATAGCACCCTTTTTGGTAACCGGCTGTCTTCAAGTTCCACCCCTGCAAGGTGAAGGTTTTACCACagtataaataaacatgttaagaTCTTGACTGATATCTTCATAGTCAATTTCTGTTTACTGGTATATGCATGTGATATTTATTGTCCTCTTATTTTCAGTTCCCCAGGAGTTCCAGAGGCCACCTCTGGATCTCAAACATTTGCAAGTAAGCAGTTAAAAGATACTTGTTAGGTTTTCGTTCcccacacaaataaatatagcctATTGCAGTGGTCGCCAACCCATCGATCGCGATCTTTGAGACGTTACATGTGGATccccgaaagtaggctaacAGGAAAATGaatagacaaatatattgtTCCTGATCAGTGTTcagttttgcaagcgcatctctctttctcttcatggttgtatgtttttaagttctgcatGAATCCTTTCAtggctgtgtaaataatgagtttttaatgcgaccgttatcattaatcacatttcattgtgatgcgcGACTGCGTGTGATCGATCTTCAGTGTTTCTAATTTCGGTGGTCAGTGATCAAACGCAAAATGATTCACGCATGCAGTGGCGTCTATATCACTATAGGTCACTATACTGTAACAAACCTTAGCCACCACTAAGGGCACTAGGCCGCTTCCAATAATGTTGCTGCCACCACCTTTAATTCTAAACCGGTAAGGTCCGGAGGGAGCACTACAGAAACGCCAACCACTCAAGGATACCAgagaaaaatattatatttatttcaataagAGCAGCTCTGCAGCATTTGTCAACTTAATTCACAATAACACACACTGGTTATCCCCTATAACAGCCAACTACCCCAAATTGGCATAGCACACAGTAAAGATTCACAGCAACAATTCATAGTGCAAACCAACAGCACACGTCATAAATACCAGCTTGCACAGCACACGTTATAAATGTTCTTAAAACATAACCCATGCACATACGTGAAGTTAACCATCCTATAAAACGAGCATATGGCCTTGGGAGAAAATTAATTATGTCTACAAAGGAGCACAAGCACattaacaaacacacatcatgt
The sequence above is drawn from the Triplophysa rosa unplaced genomic scaffold, Trosa_1v2 scaffold344, whole genome shotgun sequence genome and encodes:
- the agfg2 gene encoding arf-GAP domain and FG repeat-containing protein 2 isoform X3 — protein: MSNRKHRDNQEICARKVRELAQTGVNKHCFECNQPGVTYIDITVGCFVCTSCSGMLRGLNPPHRVKSISMTTFSQQEVEFLQNHGNEVGRRTWLCIFDPKTDGCFDAHDTQKLKEFLQEKYERKKWHFSKSKIRRDAEAPWGSGVQAVPASHGPAQNQPPSGHSYNPTIRPTRTLSQTQLSVWDRAPAVSPADSRTEVFTTRPTRSQSFRDPPIKDTLLSGMERQRPGTISSGVGPQSHLSSFPALPRPSASSTFKNSFTLGRTLSTGGGAPFRSFPKSLSLDFGGLSHTHNTLSTAAPPTATQDKYAALSQLDKVFSDNTPITAVSTTPSDGPPQYSTLFGNRLSSSSTPASSPGVPEATSGSQTFAKEFLYRRKDIFGRAVARWQLHRAASLSSRDWK
- the agfg2 gene encoding arf-GAP domain and FG repeat-containing protein 2 isoform X1, with amino-acid sequence MSNRKHRDNQEICARKVRELAQTGVNKHCFECNQPGVTYIDITVGCFVCTSCSGMLRGLNPPHRVKSISMTTFSQQEVEFLQNHGNEVGRRTWLCIFDPKTDGCFDAHDTQKLKEFLQEKYERKKWHFSKSKIRRDAEAPWGSGVQAVPASHGPAQNQPPSGHSYNPTIRPTRTLSQTQLSVWDRAPAVSPADSRTEVFTTRPTRSQSFRDPPIKDTLLSGMERQRPGTISSGVGPQSHLSSFPALPRPSASSTFKNSFTLGRTLSTGGGAPFRSFPKSLSLDFGGLSHTHNTLSTAAPPTATQDKYAALSQLDKVFSDNTPITAVSTTPSDGPPQYSTLFGNRLSSSSTPASSPGVPEATSGSQTFANFPNPFSSTASCTQPVLSPSNPFKSTATDDTSSSTVFHQSVSFPAPTTQSAFSHQQSSNQEANGFNSFPVPESKPKVPRPMSVNPFTVSKIFTSVLTQDCVLNNPVSRGMFTLAEELR
- the agfg2 gene encoding arf-GAP domain and FG repeat-containing protein 2 isoform X2, encoding MSNRKHRDNQEICARKVRELAQTGVNKHCFECNQPGVTYIDITVGCFVCTSCSGMLRGLNPPHRVKSISMTTFSQQEVEFLQNHGNEVGRRTWLCIFDPKTDGCFDAHDTQKLKEFLQEKYERKKWHFSKSKIRRDAEAPWGSGVQAVPASHGPAQNQPPSGHSYNPTIRPTRTLSQTQLSVWDRAPAVSPADSRTEVFTTRPTRSQSFRDPPIKDTLLSGMERQRPGTISSGVGPQSHLSSFPALPRPSASSTFKNSFTLGRTLSTGGGAPFRSFPKSLSLDFGGLSHTHNTLSTAAPPTATQDKYAALSQLDKVFSDNTPITAVSTTPSDGPPQYSTLFGNRLSSSSTPASSPGVPEATSGSQTFANFPNPFSSTASCTQPVLSPSNPFKSTATDDTSSSTVFHQSVSFPAPTTQSAFSHQQSSNQEANGFNSFPVPESKPKVPRPMSVNPFTGNVYPSRGASLNPFI